One part of the Prionailurus bengalensis isolate Pbe53 chromosome B2, Fcat_Pben_1.1_paternal_pri, whole genome shotgun sequence genome encodes these proteins:
- the DDO gene encoding D-aspartate oxidase isoform X3 → MDPVRIAVVGAGVVGLSTAMCVSKLVPRCSITIISDKSSPDTTSDVAAGMLIPHVYPNTPIPTLKQWFQETFDHLFAIANSAEAGDAGVHLVSGWQIFQSIPAEEVPFWADVVLGFRKMTKAELKKFPQHVFGHAFTTLKCESPAYLPWLEKRLKGSGVLILTRRIGDLWELHPSFDVVVNCSGLGSRQLAQDSEMFPVRGQVLNVRAPWVKHFIRDGSGLTYIYPGTSNVILGGTRQQGDWNLSPDAEISRGIFSRCCALEPSLQGACDIREKVGLRPFRRAGVRLQIEFLAQDGRRLPVVHHYGHGSGGISVHWGTALEAARLVSECVQAPRTPTPKSNL, encoded by the exons ATGGACCCAGTACGGATTGCGGTTGTGGGGGCAGGCGTGGTGGGGCTCTCTACTGCCATGTGCGTTTCCAAACTGGTCCCCCGATGCTCCATTACTATCATTTCGGACAAGTCCAGTCCTGATACCACAAGTGACGTGGCAGCCGGAATGCTTATACCTCATGTTTATCCAA ACACACCCATTCCCACGCTGAAGCAGTGGTTTCAAGAGACCTTTGATCACCTGTTTGCAATCGCCAATTCTGCAGAAGCTGGAGATGCTGGTGTTCATCTGGTATCTGG TTGGCAGATATTTCAGAGCATTCCTGCTGAAGAAGTGCCATTCTGGGCTGATGTGGTTCTGGGGTTTCGAAAGATGACCAAGGCTGAACTGAAGAAATTCCCCCAGCATGTGTTTGGTCACGCCTTCACGACTCTGAAATGTGAAAGCCCTGCCTACCTCCCATGGTTGGAGAAGAG gTTAAAAGGCAGTGGGGTCCTGATACTCACCCGACGAATAGGAGACCTGTGGGAGCTTCATCCATCCTTCGACGTCGTGGTCAACTGCTCAGGCCTTGGAAGCAGACAGCTTGCACAAGACTCGGAGATGTTCCCCGTGCGGGGCCAAGTGCTCAACGTTCGGGCTCCCTGGGTGAAGCATTTTATCCGAGATGGGAGTGGGCTGACATATATTTATCCCGGCACATCCAATGTAATCCTGGGTGGAACTAGGCAACAAGGAGACTGGAATCTGTCCCCAGATGCAGAAATTAGCAGAGGTATTTTTTCCCGGTGTTGTGCTCTTGAGCCCTCCCTCCAGGGAGCCTGCGACATAAGGGAGAAGGTAGGCTTAAGGCCCTTCAGGCGTGCAGGTGTGCGGCTGCAGATAGAGTTCCTCGCCCAGGACGGCCGGAGGCTGCCCGTGGTCCACCACTACGGCCACGGGAGCGGGGGCATCTCCGTGCACTGGGGCACTGCTCTGGAGGCAGCCAGGCTGGTGAGTGAGTGTGTCCAAGCCCCCAGGACCCCCACTCCCAAGTCAAACCTGTAG
- the DDO gene encoding D-aspartate oxidase isoform X2, with the protein MQLKLPGMVSTSMDPVRIAVVGAGVVGLSTAMCVSKLVPRCSITIISDKSSPDTTSDVAAGMLIPHVYPNTPIPTLKQWFQETFDHLFAIANSAEAGDAGVHLVSGWQIFQSIPAEEVPFWADVVLGFRKMTKAELKKFPQHVFGHAFTTLKCESPAYLPWLEKRLKGSGVLILTRRIGDLWELHPSFDVVVNCSGLGSRQLAQDSEMFPVRGQVLNVRAPWVKHFIRDGSGLTYIYPGTSNVILGGTRQQGDWNLSPDAEISRGIFSRCCALEPSLQGACDIREKVGLRPFRRAGVRLQIEFLAQDGRRLPVVHHYGHGSGGISVHWGTALEAARLVSECVQAPRTPTPKSNL; encoded by the exons ATGCAACTGAAACTGCCTGGCATGGTTTCAAC GTCCATGGACCCAGTACGGATTGCGGTTGTGGGGGCAGGCGTGGTGGGGCTCTCTACTGCCATGTGCGTTTCCAAACTGGTCCCCCGATGCTCCATTACTATCATTTCGGACAAGTCCAGTCCTGATACCACAAGTGACGTGGCAGCCGGAATGCTTATACCTCATGTTTATCCAA ACACACCCATTCCCACGCTGAAGCAGTGGTTTCAAGAGACCTTTGATCACCTGTTTGCAATCGCCAATTCTGCAGAAGCTGGAGATGCTGGTGTTCATCTGGTATCTGG TTGGCAGATATTTCAGAGCATTCCTGCTGAAGAAGTGCCATTCTGGGCTGATGTGGTTCTGGGGTTTCGAAAGATGACCAAGGCTGAACTGAAGAAATTCCCCCAGCATGTGTTTGGTCACGCCTTCACGACTCTGAAATGTGAAAGCCCTGCCTACCTCCCATGGTTGGAGAAGAG gTTAAAAGGCAGTGGGGTCCTGATACTCACCCGACGAATAGGAGACCTGTGGGAGCTTCATCCATCCTTCGACGTCGTGGTCAACTGCTCAGGCCTTGGAAGCAGACAGCTTGCACAAGACTCGGAGATGTTCCCCGTGCGGGGCCAAGTGCTCAACGTTCGGGCTCCCTGGGTGAAGCATTTTATCCGAGATGGGAGTGGGCTGACATATATTTATCCCGGCACATCCAATGTAATCCTGGGTGGAACTAGGCAACAAGGAGACTGGAATCTGTCCCCAGATGCAGAAATTAGCAGAGGTATTTTTTCCCGGTGTTGTGCTCTTGAGCCCTCCCTCCAGGGAGCCTGCGACATAAGGGAGAAGGTAGGCTTAAGGCCCTTCAGGCGTGCAGGTGTGCGGCTGCAGATAGAGTTCCTCGCCCAGGACGGCCGGAGGCTGCCCGTGGTCCACCACTACGGCCACGGGAGCGGGGGCATCTCCGTGCACTGGGGCACTGCTCTGGAGGCAGCCAGGCTGGTGAGTGAGTGTGTCCAAGCCCCCAGGACCCCCACTCCCAAGTCAAACCTGTAG
- the DDO gene encoding D-aspartate oxidase isoform X1: MQLKLPGMVSTALDQPLTGKTSVGARAFCGFQDCFSRLRSMDPVRIAVVGAGVVGLSTAMCVSKLVPRCSITIISDKSSPDTTSDVAAGMLIPHVYPNTPIPTLKQWFQETFDHLFAIANSAEAGDAGVHLVSGWQIFQSIPAEEVPFWADVVLGFRKMTKAELKKFPQHVFGHAFTTLKCESPAYLPWLEKRLKGSGVLILTRRIGDLWELHPSFDVVVNCSGLGSRQLAQDSEMFPVRGQVLNVRAPWVKHFIRDGSGLTYIYPGTSNVILGGTRQQGDWNLSPDAEISRGIFSRCCALEPSLQGACDIREKVGLRPFRRAGVRLQIEFLAQDGRRLPVVHHYGHGSGGISVHWGTALEAARLVSECVQAPRTPTPKSNL; encoded by the exons ATGCAACTGAAACTGCCTGGCATGGTTTCAAC ggCACTAGACCAACCACTCACTgggaaaacaagtgttggtgccAGAGCCTTCTGTGGGTTCCAAGACTGCTTTTCCAGACTCAG GTCCATGGACCCAGTACGGATTGCGGTTGTGGGGGCAGGCGTGGTGGGGCTCTCTACTGCCATGTGCGTTTCCAAACTGGTCCCCCGATGCTCCATTACTATCATTTCGGACAAGTCCAGTCCTGATACCACAAGTGACGTGGCAGCCGGAATGCTTATACCTCATGTTTATCCAA ACACACCCATTCCCACGCTGAAGCAGTGGTTTCAAGAGACCTTTGATCACCTGTTTGCAATCGCCAATTCTGCAGAAGCTGGAGATGCTGGTGTTCATCTGGTATCTGG TTGGCAGATATTTCAGAGCATTCCTGCTGAAGAAGTGCCATTCTGGGCTGATGTGGTTCTGGGGTTTCGAAAGATGACCAAGGCTGAACTGAAGAAATTCCCCCAGCATGTGTTTGGTCACGCCTTCACGACTCTGAAATGTGAAAGCCCTGCCTACCTCCCATGGTTGGAGAAGAG gTTAAAAGGCAGTGGGGTCCTGATACTCACCCGACGAATAGGAGACCTGTGGGAGCTTCATCCATCCTTCGACGTCGTGGTCAACTGCTCAGGCCTTGGAAGCAGACAGCTTGCACAAGACTCGGAGATGTTCCCCGTGCGGGGCCAAGTGCTCAACGTTCGGGCTCCCTGGGTGAAGCATTTTATCCGAGATGGGAGTGGGCTGACATATATTTATCCCGGCACATCCAATGTAATCCTGGGTGGAACTAGGCAACAAGGAGACTGGAATCTGTCCCCAGATGCAGAAATTAGCAGAGGTATTTTTTCCCGGTGTTGTGCTCTTGAGCCCTCCCTCCAGGGAGCCTGCGACATAAGGGAGAAGGTAGGCTTAAGGCCCTTCAGGCGTGCAGGTGTGCGGCTGCAGATAGAGTTCCTCGCCCAGGACGGCCGGAGGCTGCCCGTGGTCCACCACTACGGCCACGGGAGCGGGGGCATCTCCGTGCACTGGGGCACTGCTCTGGAGGCAGCCAGGCTGGTGAGTGAGTGTGTCCAAGCCCCCAGGACCCCCACTCCCAAGTCAAACCTGTAG